One Phaseolus vulgaris cultivar G19833 chromosome 2, P. vulgaris v2.0, whole genome shotgun sequence DNA window includes the following coding sequences:
- the LOC137812530 gene encoding MACPF domain-containing protein At4g24290-like isoform X2 has protein sequence MLSGKKKGVAAGDAIRVIGLGYDLTNDLRLKFCKNDSRLIAIDDGNLRTVELPPRISIPNVPKSIKCDKGDRMRLCSDVLSFQQMSEQFNQELSLSGKIPTGHFNVAFGFTSVWQKDAADTKTLSFDGVSIVLYNIAFERTQLVLKDHVKQAVPSSWDPAALTRFIEKYGTHVIVGVKIGGTDIIYAKQQYSSPVQPSVVQKKLKDMADEFFVGGKGRLNLDADQLSPKSDRFVRHGPRPTRLNMGPADSYFHVQDIKFICKRKGGNGKKSLSHSEWCQTVLSQPDVISMSFVPITSLLGGINGSGYLTHAMNLYLRYKPPIEELHQFLEFQLPRQWAPVFGELALGPERKPQNTASLQFSFLGPKLYVNTTPVDVGKKPVTGLRLYLEGKRSNCLAIHLQHLSSLPKTFQLQDEPNGNASNDSSERKYYEKVQWKSFSHVCTAPVQSDDDHAVVTGAHFEVGDTGLKKVLFLRLHFCKVVRATKLKDPQWDGSPGLNQKSGIISMISTHFSGPQKQPPPRPSDVNINSALYPGGPPVPTQSPKLLRFVDTTEMIRGPQDYPGYWVVSGARLFVDKGKISLKVKYSLLTVIPDEEVGSF, from the exons ATGCTGTCGGGGAAAAAGAAGGGGGTGGCGGCGGGAGACGCCATAAGGGTCATTGGGTTGGGATACGATCTCACCAACGATCTCAGGCTCAAATTCTGCAAGAATGACTCAAGATTGATCGCTATCGACGATGGCAACCTCCGAACTGTGGAACTACCTCCTCGGATTTCTATCCCCAATGTCCCCAAATCCATCAAGTGCGATAAAGGCGACCGCATGAGATTGTGCTCCGATGTCCTCTCTTTTCAGCAG ATGTCAGAACAGTTCAACCAGGAGTTGTCACTGTCTGGTAAGATTCCAACGGGCCATTTCAACGTTGCGTTTGGGTTTACATCAGTTTGGCAAAAGGATGCTGCCGATACCAAGACTCTTTCTTTTGATGGTGTATCCATCGTACTCTACAACATTGCATTTGAGAGAACCCAGCTAGTTCTTAAAGATCATGTCAAACAAGCTGTTCCTTCATCCTGGGATCCGGCTGCCTTGACAAG ATTCATTGAGAAGTATGGAACTCATGTTATAGTTGGGGTGAAAATAGGAGGAACTGATATAATCTATGCAAAGCAGCAGTACTCATCTCCTGTCCAACCGTCCGTTGTACAGAAAAAGTTGAAGGACATGGCAGATGAATTCTTTGTTGGTGGGAAG GG CCGACTCAACCTGGACGCAGACCAACTCAGCCCGAAATCGGACCGATTTGTTCGACATGGTCCCAGGCCGACTCGACTCAACATGGGCCCTGCTGACTCC TATTTTCAT GTGCAGGATATCAAATTCATATGCAAGAGGAAAGGTGGAAATGGGAAAAAATCTTTGTCCCATAGTGAGTGGTGCCAAACTGTTCTGTCTCAACCTGATGTGATATCAATGTCATTTGTACCAATTACATCTCTACTTGGTGGAATAAATGGAAGTGGATATTTAACTCATGCTATGAACCTCTATTTAAGAT ATAAACCACCAATTGAAGAACTGCATCAATTTTTGGAGTTCCAGCTTCCAAGACAATGGGCCCCTGTATTTGGTGAGCTTGCCCTTGGTCCTGAAAGGAAGCCTCAAAACACTGCATCTTTACAGTTCAGTTTCCTGGGTCCTAAGCTCTATGTTAACACAACACCG GTTGATGTGGGAAAGAAGCCTGTGACAGGCCTTCGATTGTATTTGGAAGGAAAGAGAAGTAACTGCTTGGCAATCCATTTGCAGCACCTCTCCTCTCTGCCCAAAACCTTCCAACTCCAGGATGAGCCTAATGGGAATGCATCCAATGACTCTTCAGAACGCAAGTACTATGAGAAGGTCCAGTGGAAGAGTTTCTCTCATGTTTGCACAGCTCCTGTTCAATCAGATGATGATCATGCTGTTGTGACTGGTGCTCACTTCGAAGTTGGAGATACTGGCCTTAAGAAAGTTCTATTTCTAAGACTTCATTTCTGTAAAGTTGTCCGTGCAACCAAGTTGAAAGATCCTCAGTGGGATGGCTCTCCTGGCTTGAACCAGAAATCTGGAATAATCTCAATGATCAGCACTCACTTCTCAGGTCCACAAAAACAGCCGCCACCACGACCATCCGATGTAAACATCAACTCTGCTTTATACCCTGGGGGGCCTCCTGTGCCTACTCAGTCACCCAAACTTCTAAGGTTTGTTGACACAACTGAAATGATAAGAGGGCCACAAGACTATCCTGGCTACTGGGTTGTGTCTGGGGCAAGGCTTTTTGTGGATAAGGGTAAGATATCACTTAAAGTAAAATACTCTCTTTTAACCGTGATACCTGATGAAGAGGTGGGAAGTTTTTGA
- the LOC137812530 gene encoding MACPF domain-containing protein At4g24290-like isoform X1, with protein sequence MLSGKKKGVAAGDAIRVIGLGYDLTNDLRLKFCKNDSRLIAIDDGNLRTVELPPRISIPNVPKSIKCDKGDRMRLCSDVLSFQQMSEQFNQELSLSGKIPTGHFNVAFGFTSVWQKDAADTKTLSFDGVSIVLYNIAFERTQLVLKDHVKQAVPSSWDPAALTRFIEKYGTHVIVGVKIGGTDIIYAKQQYSSPVQPSVVQKKLKDMADEFFVGGKVNEKEKDNNARGFLDIQAGSYYESEVQDIKFICKRKGGNGKKSLSHSEWCQTVLSQPDVISMSFVPITSLLGGINGSGYLTHAMNLYLRYKPPIEELHQFLEFQLPRQWAPVFGELALGPERKPQNTASLQFSFLGPKLYVNTTPVDVGKKPVTGLRLYLEGKRSNCLAIHLQHLSSLPKTFQLQDEPNGNASNDSSERKYYEKVQWKSFSHVCTAPVQSDDDHAVVTGAHFEVGDTGLKKVLFLRLHFCKVVRATKLKDPQWDGSPGLNQKSGIISMISTHFSGPQKQPPPRPSDVNINSALYPGGPPVPTQSPKLLRFVDTTEMIRGPQDYPGYWVVSGARLFVDKGKISLKVKYSLLTVIPDEEVGSF encoded by the exons ATGCTGTCGGGGAAAAAGAAGGGGGTGGCGGCGGGAGACGCCATAAGGGTCATTGGGTTGGGATACGATCTCACCAACGATCTCAGGCTCAAATTCTGCAAGAATGACTCAAGATTGATCGCTATCGACGATGGCAACCTCCGAACTGTGGAACTACCTCCTCGGATTTCTATCCCCAATGTCCCCAAATCCATCAAGTGCGATAAAGGCGACCGCATGAGATTGTGCTCCGATGTCCTCTCTTTTCAGCAG ATGTCAGAACAGTTCAACCAGGAGTTGTCACTGTCTGGTAAGATTCCAACGGGCCATTTCAACGTTGCGTTTGGGTTTACATCAGTTTGGCAAAAGGATGCTGCCGATACCAAGACTCTTTCTTTTGATGGTGTATCCATCGTACTCTACAACATTGCATTTGAGAGAACCCAGCTAGTTCTTAAAGATCATGTCAAACAAGCTGTTCCTTCATCCTGGGATCCGGCTGCCTTGACAAG ATTCATTGAGAAGTATGGAACTCATGTTATAGTTGGGGTGAAAATAGGAGGAACTGATATAATCTATGCAAAGCAGCAGTACTCATCTCCTGTCCAACCGTCCGTTGTACAGAAAAAGTTGAAGGACATGGCAGATGAATTCTTTGTTGGTGGGAAGGTTAATGAAAAGGAAAAG GACAACAATGCTCGAGGTTTCCTGGACATTCAAGCTGGTTCCTACTATGAATCAGAG GTGCAGGATATCAAATTCATATGCAAGAGGAAAGGTGGAAATGGGAAAAAATCTTTGTCCCATAGTGAGTGGTGCCAAACTGTTCTGTCTCAACCTGATGTGATATCAATGTCATTTGTACCAATTACATCTCTACTTGGTGGAATAAATGGAAGTGGATATTTAACTCATGCTATGAACCTCTATTTAAGAT ATAAACCACCAATTGAAGAACTGCATCAATTTTTGGAGTTCCAGCTTCCAAGACAATGGGCCCCTGTATTTGGTGAGCTTGCCCTTGGTCCTGAAAGGAAGCCTCAAAACACTGCATCTTTACAGTTCAGTTTCCTGGGTCCTAAGCTCTATGTTAACACAACACCG GTTGATGTGGGAAAGAAGCCTGTGACAGGCCTTCGATTGTATTTGGAAGGAAAGAGAAGTAACTGCTTGGCAATCCATTTGCAGCACCTCTCCTCTCTGCCCAAAACCTTCCAACTCCAGGATGAGCCTAATGGGAATGCATCCAATGACTCTTCAGAACGCAAGTACTATGAGAAGGTCCAGTGGAAGAGTTTCTCTCATGTTTGCACAGCTCCTGTTCAATCAGATGATGATCATGCTGTTGTGACTGGTGCTCACTTCGAAGTTGGAGATACTGGCCTTAAGAAAGTTCTATTTCTAAGACTTCATTTCTGTAAAGTTGTCCGTGCAACCAAGTTGAAAGATCCTCAGTGGGATGGCTCTCCTGGCTTGAACCAGAAATCTGGAATAATCTCAATGATCAGCACTCACTTCTCAGGTCCACAAAAACAGCCGCCACCACGACCATCCGATGTAAACATCAACTCTGCTTTATACCCTGGGGGGCCTCCTGTGCCTACTCAGTCACCCAAACTTCTAAGGTTTGTTGACACAACTGAAATGATAAGAGGGCCACAAGACTATCCTGGCTACTGGGTTGTGTCTGGGGCAAGGCTTTTTGTGGATAAGGGTAAGATATCACTTAAAGTAAAATACTCTCTTTTAACCGTGATACCTGATGAAGAGGTGGGAAGTTTTTGA